The Dioscorea cayenensis subsp. rotundata cultivar TDr96_F1 chromosome 8, TDr96_F1_v2_PseudoChromosome.rev07_lg8_w22 25.fasta, whole genome shotgun sequence genome segment NNNNNNNNNNNNNNNNNNNNNNNNNNNNNNNNNNNNNNNNNNNNNNNNNNNNNNNNNNNNNNNNNNNNNNNNNNNNNNNNNNNNNNNNNNNNNNNNNNNNNNNNNNNNNNNNNNNNNNNNNNNNNNNNNNNNNNNNNNNNNNNNNNNNNNNNNNNNNNNNNNNNNNNNNNNNNNNNNNNNNNNNNNNNNNNNNNNNNNNNNNNNNNNNNNNNNNNNNNNNNNNNNNNNNNNNNNNNNNNNNNNNNNNNNNNNNNNNNNNNNNNNNNNNNNNNNNNNNNNNNNNNNNNNNNNNNNNNNNNNNNNNNNNNNNNNNNNNNNNNNNNNNNNNNNNNNNNNNNNNNNNNNNNNNNNNNNNNNNNNNNNNNNNNNNNNNNNNNNNNNNNNNNNNNNNNNNNNNNNNNNNNNNNNNNNNNNNNNNNNNNNNNNNNNNNNNNNNNNNNNNNNNNNNNNNNNNNNNNNNNNNNNNNNNNNNNNNNNNNNNNNNNNNNNNNNNNNNNNNNNNNNNNNNNNNNNNNNNNNNNNNNNNNNNNNNNNNNNNNNNNNNNNNNNNNNNNNNNNNNNNNNNNNNNNNNNNNNNNNNNNNNNNNNNNNNNNNNNNNNNNNNNNNNNNNNNNNNNNNNNNNNNNNNNNNNNNNNNNNNNNNNNNNNNNNNNNNNNNNNNNNNNNNNNNNNNNNNNNNNNNNNNNNNNNNNNNNNNNNNNNNNNNNNNNNNNNNNNNNNNNNNNNNNNNNNNNNNNNNNNNNNNNNNNNNNNNNNNNNNNNNNNNNNNNNNNNNNNNNNNNNNNNNNNNNNNNNNNNNNNNNNNNNNNNNNNNNNNNNNNNNNNNNNNNNNNNNNNNNNNNNNNNNNNNNNNNNNNNNNNNNNNNNNNNNNNNNNNNNNNNNNNNNNNNNNNNNNNNNNNNNNNNNNNNNNNNNNNNNNNNNNNNNNNNNGCTACCCAAGTTGATATATCAAGTATTATAATTTTATGGTGACAAATCAACACCGTTACATAATTTTAGAGGgatgaaaaatacaattttttttttttataaatatcatatGCGAAAGCTCAATGTGCAATGCCTAGTCCCAGTAAATAGTGAGTAAACAGTAGTCCAATCCACCCACTGTCAAACTGAGAAATCACTATGCTGTGGTTCTCTGGCTTTCTTCTTTGGAttaatcagaaaaaaataattcattagttACTCATTCAAATCGAATCTTAAGCCCAAGCATGAATGCTGCATTAATCTCAAATTAACAAATAAGAACTAATGCATGAAACAACACTTAATCAGGAAAAAGCAACATCCCACATTATAAATTATCACATTTTCAGAAAAATAATTACATTCTTAATCCCAACCAAaggaataaattaaaaagaggaTCTCATGCATTCTGAGGTGCAGTAAAAACTGGAAGAGAATTATGAGTTGGGCAGTGAGTTTCATCATAATGTGAAGAACAAGTCCAGTGAACCTGAACTTCTGATGAAGCTTTTGGCATGGCAGAAATTTCTCTAACAAGAGAAAAAGAGCAGAATTATTGCAAAGGTCTAAATGATGATCATGAGGGATAACTAAAACAAGCTGTTCAAGAGCCACAGCATATTGGAAAAGATAACTAAGAAAAGTCATCTCTTTGGAGTGTTTCTTGAATCCACTCAGCTTCACTATCTTTAATTTTCCAAAGTTGTGTTGTTCTATGGCTGCAAGTTGGATCACTGCAGGCAGAGTGTAGTACCAGTGTAGTTCTTCATATGATTTTGATAGCTGAAAAACAAGTTCATCAAATTGTCTTAGTGTTTGtaacatatatatgtgtatgtgtatataagTACCTGAATGAACAATCTCTCCAAGTTAGGAAGAATGCATTTGCCCAAAAACTTGAAGATTTCCATGGGTTCATCTCCACTTTCACCCAAAATCACTTGCAGCTCCCTCAATCTTGGAAGTCTACATGAACTGAACCCAAGCCcaaaaaagaactacaaatccCCAAATAAcaattacttaatttaaaacttctatatatatatatatatatatatatgaaaggaaATTGAGATAAGGAAAAAGGAACCTGAAGACCCTTGCTGCAGAGAGTCAAAACTTCAACTGCATTAATCCCCAGAATAACATTCAAGCAATCTCTAGGCTGATTGAAACTCTCATCACCACCTGAAATCATAACAACATCAACCAAACCAGAGGGACTGTTCAACAAGTACAAACTTGGAGAACCACCAATGAAATGAAAAGACTCCAAAAACTGAGCTGAAAGTTCAATCAACTGAATGTGCCAGCAGCAAACCATAACCAAACTCTTCAGCACCAAATCAGGAGCAGAAATCCTCACATACTGCAATGCAGCACATTCCCTCAAATCCAACCTCTTCAAACTCTTGCAACTCATAACAAGTTTCTTCAGCATTGAATCATTGATATTAACTGCATGCAAGTGAAGCACTTCAAGTGAATGAAAGTGTTTGAAAGTGAAGCATCTACTGAGTCTGCAGTATCTCAAGCATAAGCAAGACAATGAATTCCTTTTAAATATGCTCGCTTTAAGCTCATACTTTCTCCGGCGACCGCTTAGTCTGCCGGGGAATCGACCAATCTTTCCTTGAGAGAAATCAAGATCAGACACTTCTATTCCATTCAGAACTGCTTGTTTAATCCATGCAGTCACTTTATCAGGGTAGAGTTTTCCTGCATAAAAGTAGAGGTTGAAGATCTCTAACTTTTTCTTGCCTTGTTTTTTTCCATGCAGTTGCTGATGCTTGTGACTAGTTCTGCTGATGATTTGTTTTCTGAAAAAGATCCATTGAAGTTCAAAGTGGTGCAATGAGGGAACCTGAACTTCCATAAATCTTTCCATTGAGATGACAGAGTTCCTGTTCTTATGGCATACTTTCTTGGGAGGAAACTCAGGATGTGCATTCTCAGCATGTCTGGTAACTTTGTGATTCTATCTTCTTGCCAAGATCTCTCCATGAATTCAATTTCtagaggaaatatatatatatatatatatatatatgaaaattaagaGGAAACTTTGGTTTTTGAGTTGTGATGGTGGAGAAGAGGAAATGGGAGggattaaatattttgtattggAATGCAAGAATGGAAAGCAGTGAAATGGTTTTTAATGAGTTTACTTTTTATGGATTAAGGGTTCATTGAAGGTGAGAAAATATGATTTATAAGCATAAATGGAAAGCTTTTGTGACATTAAATTTATGAGGATATATGCACAtaatgatttatataatttcattgAGAATGTATATGGAGAAATATGTGGTTTTATTCactaattcaatatatatacatattatgtATATAGAGAAagtgtttgaaaatttttaatttgatgaatgGAATGCTTGAAATTTAATGTATCAATATTTATggttattcaaatttaaaaataagtatatctagaattatataaaatataagattcaaCTCAATTGGATCATGTTCTTTTTAAGGAAGGTAATAAACACAAGGAAACACCTTTGTAACTGACTCAAAGATGGTGAATTACAccacccaaaaataaaataaaataaataattcggtttttttttttctcagtgAAAATggatatataaagaaattattaaataagagaaaagagagaggcTCACAAGAAAAACAACTTCGATTGACTGTTAGCAAGGAAAACATCTCTTGCtatcttgtttttatatattttattaagattctataattaatttgataatctCGTACTTAATGTCTTACTGCCTTAACCATGTATTTTGACAAAAACTAAATAGAAAAATCTTGAAAAAAGAACTTCACACACAATTGTAAAGCCTTGACAGCAGTTCTCTTTTTCATTTGCCAACACCTGCAATTGTACTATAATACATAACATAAAGACCCAAAAAGTACATAATATGAATACCATTTTGGGAAAAGCCGGAGGATCACTTAGAAAGTTTACAATGGTGATCAAAGAATTACATTGAAATTCAGATATCTTTATCAAACTATAACCTAACTTATAAACACTGGGGGGtgatcaaaaaataaaaagaaaaaaaagaaaagttaaataGTATCAGTGTTTGATTATAAGCAACCAATCTCCCCTTCTTCTACATCACCATTGTTATGACTGTTATCAGCTGCAACACCAACATGATCATCAGGCTCATCCAGTTCTTCACGCTTAATGAACAAACCCAACTTCTCTAATGGGTTCCGAATTCTATCCATTTCATCAAGCTGGTGGCCAGATAGAGAATAAGCTAGAGATTCAAGGTCTTTAAATGTCTGGAAGTTATCATTGATGTCCACAGTTTTTTCCATCTGTCAAGGGAAAGCACTGTTAGAACCTACATTGCATGCATGTCAACAGGAAGCCATTTTTGGTGAAAAACATTTAGTACACCACCTTTCGCAGAGCCAAGCGAGCTGCCTCCCTCTCTTTTTCCCTCTGCATCTTCAACTCGTATTCCGCCTTCTTTCTTGCAGAAGCTTCAGCAGCTTTAACATGGGCTTCAATTCGAGCCTTCTCTGCTCAGTTAAAAGTACAGATCAGAAAGGAATTACAGAGGCGGTTCTAAAAGGTAAAATTACTTAAGTTTCATTTTGCCACTTTACGAAGTCATCAAATGAATGCAATTCCATATATATAGTCCACTAAAGTTTAATGCTCCTAAACAATTACACCATGGAGCAGGAAGAGATGCCAAATGACATTTTCTATTCTCTTAACAATGCTGCCAATATACAAGAGAATCTTGACCTGTATAATTGTAGtaacttattaaaaaatcatcatcatccactGGCTATCTATTGGTGCTAGCATActaatcatcatcattcttCAAATCAGAAGTATGCTTGCAACTATATGGGGCCTAAGGAGTTAGTGTTCTAATGGCTAAATCTTTCGAATGAACCAATGTGAAACCAGATAACCGCTAGGTGAACATACTTTCGACAATATATAtcattgataaatttaaaaagctCATTATGTTTTGTGGTAGCTCCATGCCAAATATTTGATTGCCTTCTTTGCATAAATTGCCTAAAAACAGTTCAGCACATaggattttttgtatttgatagAATGGATTTATGACAGTTCCATTTACCTTCCTGCTGTTGCTTTTCCAGTTTCTCTTTTTCCCTCTGCATCTTCACCCGATCTACTTTGTTTCCCTAAGCATGGAAGAAATCAAATGTTAGCAAAAGCAGACAGCTATAAACAAAGTACCCAGCCACAGTTGCTTCAGTTTCAACATGATCCACACAAGGCCAAGCTACAGATGAGATAGGATACATGATTCAAGAGTGTTTTCTGCTGTGCTTTAATTATGGTATCAGCAAAACGGCTCTTCAGCATTGCAGCACGGAGAGCTTTGGTTGGTGATAGTTGCTCCAGAGGGAGGGAATCTTCTGCATctaaaaagaaaccaaacatcACTGATgaaccatataaaaataaactttaaatcTATCAGTTTGGGGGAGAAAGGACATGAAAAAcaggaggaaaaaaaatcagaagagCAGGGAAACCTTTTCTTGCAGCTACTGGTGAGGAAGCAAGATGCCACATGGTTTGAGCATTGTCTTCAATAACTGCAGCCTCTGCAGAACCCACGACAAACATAATAAGCAACCGCTAGCATGAAAGAAAATCGGAAGAAATCACATGAAAGAACTATTCAAAATCCAATGCCCAATTGGAGCTACACATACCTGCTAAGCTGTTTTTAAAATCCTGTAATAGGAAACAAGCACACCCATAAAAGTTAATCCAGTTTAATCTTAGTAACTTTAGCATAACAAATGGCGTTCCCAAAATGAGAACAATGATGAATTAgtaaaaaatgaacaaaaagcaTCTCAGTATCTTACCAGATCAGATAAAATACAATCATGACCATGACTCTCGTCAGCCAGAGACCTATCTGAGTCTACATCTGGATTGAAATGCACAGCAAGGGTACAGATAGTATTCTTACAAAAAATTCACTCATGAAAGACAATGTagtgaacttttttttttcatttgaagaCTACTGACCAATAACTGAAGCCTGTGAAACATCATACTGACATCGGGAACTGAATTCCATACTGACACATGTATCATTGATGCCAGCTGACGctgtttttagggtttcatcATCCATAACTTTGCGAGTATCCACAACAGAGACCTTAGCACATTTTCTCATGGCAGTAGCAGACTGTAGAGATATACAATTTAGATTCAAagagaaacataaagcaaagaAGTAGCGCCACAGTACCAGGCAGGATACTTACCAAAGCAGATGTAATTCGGACCGCTTGTTTTGTCTTGAACTCTTGATTCTGCCCATCCTTTGTCACTGGCTTGTGCAAGACTGTTACTGTTTCCTTTATCCATTTATCTTCCAGTAATTTCCATCTTAGATTAAAGATATTATTTAATTCCTTTGCCATGATATGGACCTCATTGCCTGGAGGATTGTATTGCATTGCATTAGAGAAAGTGAGCCTCACATCTGCCGCAAACTGATGGGTGCTTGAGTACAATTTGCCTTCAAGCTTGCGTTTTATAGTGCCCAAGTCCATGGGTTTGGAAATGATAGAAAAATAATCAGGTATATTCAGTTTGACCGGATCAACAGGTTGGTTGAAAACCCAGCCAACTTGATGACTCATTAGTTTTTTCAATATTATGGCACACTGCCTCACAGTCCTAATGTCCATTTTCTGATCCTTCTCATCCTGGCCTTTTGACATCCATGAGGTGTTATCCTTAGGAGCATTTGCCATTACAGATGTCAGCTTTGATTTCTCACTGACCATAATAGCCTCAGAACAGTTATCAGCACCCATCCATGGCATAATTGTGTCAGGAGTTTTTCTTTTCCTACTCATCAACACCTTACAGTTCCCGCTTACAGCTGATAACCTCTTGTAAGAATTGGAAGAGTGACAACGTCCATATCCACCATATCCCAAATCAGTTACTCGAGATTCCATTACTACTGGATGTTCTCGAGTCAATCCACAGTGCTGCCAACTTTTTCAACTGCAGATGTCACAAGAGTAAATTCAGTCTTTCAACTGATCAATGTTATTTTCAGCGTGAGCCACAACACAGAAGTGAAAATAATTGAAAGCAATAATTATGCCACAAGAGATCATTTTCTGAGACCATAGACCACAACAAAAAGATCTCTTGCCAGATTACAGACCAAAACAAGTTGGAAAATGGTGAATAATGACTCATGCCTACAACTATTTTTGTTCAAAACAAGTTGGAAAGTTTGAACCAAactcacaccaaactaagcatTCAAGTTCGGTTCATTTACAAGCCCACATGATATGATTGGTGGTCAACCAAACAATAGCAGACCAAGAGGTGAATTGGTACCCAAGTCAAGAACTCTTCACAAGCGGTGAGAATTCGATTCAAGGATGACGGTACATTTTTTCGGTGTGTGAGTAATGATTATGCACAGGTGGTCCTAGCGCCCATGTGAGCGCAGATCTTGCCCCCACTCGTTCCACAAAGAATTGTGCACATCCCTGCCTTCTTTAGCAATCTAGCCGCTCATCTTaaccaaaaaaacacacacacatggtGTACAAGGTCTATAGTTTTCAgacaaaatactaaatatacCAACAACTAGTTTAGTCCAACATTCTCATGGGAAATCCCAGTTTTCTTGCAAATTTACACATGGCTACTAGCACAGATATCAAATACATCATTCATTGATGGGATTTTCTTAAGCAGCATTTGAGAATCTAAAGGAAAGAAGTATTAGCTGTAGCAATGATTAGATAAAGTGTTCTGCAATAATCCGTTCATTAAGTGTTAAGAGTAGGACATTAAATAATCAATTCCTTTCTCATCCAAATAATTTACAATAATTCCAATAAGGTAAGTGAGCTACATCTATTTCACTTCATGAGGTAAGAAAATGTAGCTCCGGAGATTGGATTCTGCTAGTTCATGTGGACTTTTTACCCATTGGGAATGAAAATCATGGGAGGGGATTTAggtaaatacataaataacatAATTCACTGTAATTCATTAAAACATTGTCCATGAGGGGAGATCATTTTGAGGTAATCAATTTTAGCTGAACACTGGTTATAgcataaaattatttcaatgtTGTCATAGTAATTAAAATTCAAGTGCATAAAGAAcctatggtttttatgttatgCTATATGAATGAACCCCTTTCTTGTTCTTCCCATCAGATTTTTCACTCAattttgctctctctctctctctctctctctctctctctctgtgcaCAAAACCCTTTTAAACAATAATCCAGCTGAAATTTAAGCTCATTCAACAGCAATCTAGATTAAAATTCAAGCATCCGTCCAATAGCCAGCATCCGTCTAATAGCCAACCTAACTTTCCACTTTAACAGCAGAtcctttctcctttttttttctcttttaatcaTCTTTgcagtagaaaaataaaaaaaacccaagaaaaaaaaaaccacaaattcGTTAATTTACTGACAAAGAAAACTGCACGCTACCAATCTTCAAGAACTCCTTAGGGTTTCAAAAAAACTGAAAACCAAGTATATATCTCCGAACTCTTCAAAAAATCATCTTTGCAGacaggaaaaagaaaaacagggttatcaaaacaaaaaaaccggGATAAAACTCCAATCAatcaaaaaaaccctaaaaaagcAATCCAAGTCAAATCAAAGGACACCACTCCACCAAAATCTAGGGCTAAAAGAACAGACACAAGATTGAAACGAACAGTCAGAGTACTTACTTTCAGAGCTTCCGATCCGATCTCACGCGCTCGCCGTCGTCGGCGGCGAGAGCGCGAGTGGAACGAGAGAAGGAGCGATAAGAGGAAAACCAAGAAGAGAGAGGATCGGGAAGTAGGGTTTTGTGAAGCACGTGCGTTTTCCGTGATAATCTATCAATATCTACCCCTTTTTGCATAAACACCCCTCCAAAACATTGTTTTACAAATATTCATGAATGAAAACCACTAGTAACCTCTTCATTTTGGGtgattttcttatatataaaagtatttgttttattctttaaattatatatgattttatattttagatactatatatttttttatgatattatccatctggtttatttttataaaattgaattttcattaatttattgtGTAAATAAAAGAATTTGGTGGatctttttggaaaaaaaaattaggtggaaatatctttttataaaaaataaattattgaggTGCCGAGGTGGGGTTTGACTTATTAGTGAGTCTAACCTAACTATCAACGTAAGTTACTATGTatggatataatatatatctttcttattttaaatatatatatacatacgtatTAACAAGTTAATCAATAAAATTAGTAAAGTCAATCACATCTTAACATTATTCTCTTTCAATTGATAAGCGAATCTtgcactaaaaaaataaagccaATCAGTGCCACGAAATCTAATTAAAAGTGGTTGAAGCTATTATTTTGAAGacttatcttgttttatttcaattaaGTCAAAATTGGGACATAAAGCTAAGTATGTGGTGGCCATCAATGCATGTCTCAATCCCACCATAAAAATTGTTGATTTTTCTCCCTTCAAATACGATGGTCCATGAATATttttacttataaattttaaattaataaaaaaaatcatgtaaagTCATTAGACAGGGTCAAATGCGAATGTGTACCAATAATATTATTCACactactatttatatatattattgtcaaCTAAACTGTTGTTCGTAGTATTATTTAAATGTGTTCCAATGGATTTCTTATGGAAAAAGTCATATCATCTATTGTTTCATAATAAAGGATTTATTAACTCggtaatattattttgtataatacTTAACtaagttaataaattttcaaaagatcGATAAACTATTGCAATTAGTGCACCTTATATCTGTTTATCCTTGACAAACTCTTAAATAAGGTAACAACTATTatctattataaatatatatatatatatatatatatatatatacaaaaacaaaattgactatgttatatttattttaaaaataaaaattcagatTCGATGCActactatttaaatatcattttaaatatttttatataattgatcAAGGAGACAAATTAcatcaataaatttgaaaaaaatgaatgcaaATAAGAGAAAAGCAACATGCCCATGTTAATTTACTATTTCAATAATACATTACTTTAATTTCCAATATtcttaacatatatttttttcagctTTATTTTTTCAGTCTATttcacatcaatttttttaatcaaattaccATCATACCCTTTGAGGAAGCTTTCTATAATGAGTAATAATACGGCAGGGGCGAGTTCACCCTTACTCGTTGATGTCAGGGACCCACCGTGAGGGTAGTTTtggttttgtatatatttttttatataaagtttGACACAATGGAGAAATATTtgtcaaaattataattaaaaggCTGAAAAGTATAGTAAACTGCGAGATAGCGAGTCTCGGAGTATTAAAAACTTTCAGGTGATCTCTAAcgagattattattattattattattattattatataaaaggCATAAGTACTATATTTATCATGATGTGTGAATTGGGAATTAATCGCACAACCCACACGCTATTATggatgagggatttggattacAAAATCTCACCTATAACCAACTATCCGTTATCATCACTAATACTTTCCAATGAGTATTAAATTCAAGATTTTTGAATGTTTCACTTTTTTATTGCCCCAAATACCATTAGGCTATAAGTCTTTTGGTCTAAtagctatttaaaaaaatatattttttcaaaactcaacaaaaataaaaaaaatattattaataaatattgaataacaACTATTACTTTGGGTGTAGTGAAATGTTATGAAAATGATGAACATGCAAACCCAGGGTCAACTATTACAACATTGTGTAATACTACATAAAATGTAGCAACAATGTTCATTAAGGGGGCATTCATTTCAGGGAAAGTGGAGGGAAGTGAGGGAAATGGTGCGACTTTCACCCACTGTTCAGTTTATCTTTGAAGTGGGGAAGTGATCACTTCCACTTCCGACAAGTGGATTTTTGAGCTCACGCAGGGTATTTTTTTCATCTGAAGTGGGGAAAGTGAGTCgatttataaaaactaacttcTTTTCACTCTAAAAGTCTTTTTGAACTCGTAAAAACTTCATCCAACACCCTAAATCGTCATGTTATATTACTCACTTTTTACGACAAATGAGCGAAGTCGCAGAGTGATATCACTTTCCCACGTTTTCAGTGAAATGACACTTCCTTCACTTCCTGACTTCTCCTCACTTACagtgaaatgaacgccccctaaATGTTCAAGGTTCCCATGTAGGAGAATGCTGTTTATCTACTCTCGATGGTTGCATGGGAATGGTATTTATTTACTCAATTTGGTTCATGAAATATGTTCTGAGCGTGCATATAGTAAGACTTTAATATCTCTCATATGACATTTGTCCGACTTAAGTCATTGTAGTTGGCCTACCATCATATCAGTCTGTTCCTTGACGGCTTTTGTGGGGGTGATACCGGTTGCCtttgtaaaagaaataaatatagaataatttgtttgtaaatttataattaataaaaaaattaattaaaagtgaaaagaaaagtaTCACGTGCGGACGATGTCCCCCAAAAGAAGCGCGTCCCTCCGTGTTCGGATTTCAGCGAACGCGGCCACCGCCACGTCTTATCatcctctttaaaaaaaaaaactttaaaataaaatttttatttattttactatccTCTTTTGCTCATACCCCCTCtaagaacaataaaattattattttttttaggttttaaaaTGTTAGATTCTTTTAagcaataattaataataataaagtgatTGACTTTATCAAAGCACATGAACATTTGTGGTTGtgtttatcttaaaaaaacaatatacaaTTCTAAAAAGtcaaatataattatagatTTCTTGAGGGTGTTAATTGCAAAATGTAGCGCATTATATCCTCCGGCGACCGATGTTACCCGGGAGACTTTTGAGCTATTTTCCgccatttttctctctttttctctcgaGAAAACTTTCATCCTTGTTTGCTGGTATTCGAGATTTGGAACCCTAGAAAGATCGATCGCAATGACTGGGAGGGAGATCTTGCATAAGATGAAGGTATAATCGAGttcttttgcaatttttttgattaatttgtgATGCCATTCTTTCACATGTTTCAAAAATTGCATTTTGTTTTTCGCCTCGCTTCTTTGTTGCTTGTATTTCTGATCCTCTTCATGATTCTGTGAAAAATTGTGGAaagttgtgtttttgttttgattgatttgtgTTTATGCCTTTTGTTTGTGGTGTTAGTGTTGTTATGGTCTGTCTAGCATTTGGGTTTCATAGAGCAATCGGatgttttattgttaattagTTCTGTTTTAGGAccaaaattagag includes the following:
- the LOC120266677 gene encoding transcription factor GTE9-like isoform X1, which translates into the protein MESRVTDLGYGGYGRCHSSNSYKRLSAVSGNCKVLMSRKRKTPDTIMPWMGADNCSEAIMVSEKSKLTSVMANAPKDNTSWMSKGQDEKDQKMDIRTVRQCAIILKKLMSHQVGWVFNQPVDPVKLNIPDYFSIISKPMDLGTIKRKLEGKLYSSTHQFAADVRLTFSNAMQYNPPGNEVHIMAKELNNIFNLRWKLLEDKWIKETVTVLHKPVTKDGQNQEFKTKQAVRITSALSATAMRKCAKVSVVDTRKVMDDETLKTASAGINDTCVSMEFSSRCQYDVSQASVIDVDSDRSLADESHGHDCILSDLDFKNSLAEAAVIEDNAQTMWHLASSPVAARKDAEDSLPLEQLSPTKALRAAMLKSRFADTIIKAQQKTLLNHGNKVDRVKMQREKEKLEKQQQEEKARIEAHVKAAEASARKKAEYELKMQREKEREAARLALRKMEKTVDINDNFQTFKDLESLAYSLSGHQLDEMDRIRNPLEKLGLFIKREELDEPDDHVGVAADNSHNNGDVEEGEIGCL
- the LOC120266677 gene encoding transcription factor GTE9-like isoform X2, with amino-acid sequence MESRVTDLGYGGYGRCHSSNSYKRLSAVSGNCKVLMSRKRKTPDTIMPWMGADNCSEAIMVSEKSKLTSVMANAPKDNTSWMSKGQDEKDQKMDIRTVRQCAIILKKLMSHQVGWVFNQPVDPVKLNIPDYFSIISKPMDLGTIKRKLEGKLYSSTHQFAADVRLTFSNAMQYNPPGNEVHIMAKELNNIFNLRWKLLEDKWIKETVTVLHKPVTKDGQNQEFKTKQAVRITSALSATAMRKCAKVSVVDTRKVMDDETLKTASAGINDTCVSMEFSSRCQYDVSQASVIDVDSDRSLADESHGHDCILSDLDFKNSLAEAAVIEDNAQTMWHLASSPVAARKEDSLPLEQLSPTKALRAAMLKSRFADTIIKAQQKTLLNHGNKVDRVKMQREKEKLEKQQQEEKARIEAHVKAAEASARKKAEYELKMQREKEREAARLALRKMEKTVDINDNFQTFKDLESLAYSLSGHQLDEMDRIRNPLEKLGLFIKREELDEPDDHVGVAADNSHNNGDVEEGEIGCL